A single window of Salvia splendens isolate huo1 chromosome 8, SspV2, whole genome shotgun sequence DNA harbors:
- the LOC121744886 gene encoding serine/threonine-protein kinase EDR1-like isoform X2, protein MDGGAKSSDRFLRALLDRFESLEASHEKLKEQFQVVVHEKAAERESPPDSGGSRRYPGWGDMPGAYFAESPYRRVLEYMGHALHVSRVGSDEIIYWNCAAEKLFGYKDYEVIGQGAVELLFDEEHHNLVLTIMERMRIGESWSGQLPLRKRSGQSFIALVTLSPLYEDGEIAGIVTVSSDAAVFNKTNSGNMRTRQDSANEQSKFPRINLKNISWHQRPQIAGMPHLASSVSNLASKVLSRTRGNVPSPSDAYRSARDGEEAEAESQDTRADRPPRAPAVKILEKFQIGVSSNLERVVDERIQQNGLEDNSGRKEAANGTCSPIYSMQSASSAGNNAVDAMKETSDVAIRKETNMHRNPFFDNESPSGEAFSDAYQGYFEVQRHADQLPGTSFQTDGNKFVANPPNTKSLDAEDVDHEQLDPQKNPGSAESYGSGHGSSSSKGEIDLPLVGSSAIQWEDLQLKEEIGQGSFAVVYRGIWNGSDVAVKVYTGSQYDETLLDYKKEIDIMRRLRHPNVLLFMGASCTEEKIAIVTEYMTRGSLFKTLHRSNQSLDIRRRLRIALDVARGMNYLHHRNPPIVHRDLKSSNLLVDKSWNVKVGDFGLSKLKHSTFLTARSGRGTPQWMAPEVLRNELSTEKSDVYSFGVVLWELMTERIPWSDLNALQVVGVVGFMNSRLDIPSSIDPQIASIISECWTSNSEDRPSFKDMIPKLANLLVQASGGGLNRAGSQT, encoded by the exons ATGGACGGCGGAGCAAAGTCATCGGACAGATTCCTCAGGGCTCTGTTGGATCGATTCGAGAGCCTGGAGGCCAGCCACGAGAAGCTCAAGGAGCAGTTCCAAGTTGTCGTGCACGAGAAGGCAGCAGAGAGGGAGTCGCCGCCGGATTCCGGCGGCTCGAGGCGGTATCCCGGCTGGGGCGACATGCCGGGGGCGTACTTCGCTGAGAGCCCGTACAGGAGAGTGCTGGAGTACATGGGTCATGCACTCCACGTCAGCAGAGTTGGCTCCGACGAGATCATTTATTG GAATTGTGCTGCCGAAAAATTGTTTGGGTATAAAGACTATGAAGTAATAGGACAGGGAGCAGTTGAACTACTTTTTGATGAAGAGCATCATAATTTAGTTCTGACAATCATGGAGAGAATGAGAATTGGAGAATCATGGTCAGGGCAACTCCCTCTCAGGAAGCGATCTGGTCAAAGTTTCATCGCGCTAGTTACACTGAGCCCACTGTATGAGGATGGTGAGATTGCCGGAATAGTTACTGTATCAAGTGATGCTGCTGTGTTTAATAAGACAAACTCAGGAAATATGAGAACACGTCAAGATAGTGCTAATGAACAATCTAAATTTCCTAGAATAAATTTGAAGAACATCTCGTGGCATCAGCGGCCACAAATAGCAGGAATGCCCCACCTTGCATCTTCTGTTTCGAATTTG GCCTCAAAAGTTTTATCTCGGACACGAGGGAATGTTCCCTCCCCCTCTGATGCATATAGAAGTGCAAGAGATGGCGAGGAAGCTGAAGCAGAAAGtcaagacacaagagcagacaGACCACCAAGAGCCCCT GCAGTAAAAATCTTAGAGAAGTTTCAGATAGGAGTGAGCAGCAACTTGGAAAGAGTCGTGGACGAGAGAATACAACAAAATGGTTTGGAAGATAATTCTGGAAGGAAAGAAGCTGCAAATGGGACATGTTCACCAATATATTCGATGCAAAGTGCTTCTAGTGCTGGCAATAATGCAGTGGATGCTATGAAAGAAACTTCTGATGTTGCaataagaaaagaaacaaaTATGCATAGGAATCCATTCTTTGATAATGAGAGTCCCTCGGGAGAAGCGTTTTCAGATGCATATCAGGGGTATTTTGAAGTTCAAAGACATGCCGATCAGTTGCCTGGAACAAGCTTCCAAACTGACGGAAACAAGTTCGTGGCCAACCCTCCAAATACAAAGTCACTAGATGCAGAAGATGTTGATCATGAGCAGTTGGATCCTCAAAAGAATCCAGGTTCGGCCGAGAGTTATGGCAGTGGACATGGAAGCTCGTCGAGCAAAGGTGAAATTGATCTCCCTCTGGTCGGTAGTTCTGCGATTCAATGGGAGGATCTACAGCTCAAAGAGGAAATTGGGCAAG GTTCTTTTGCAGTTGTTTATCGTGGAATCTGGAATGGATCG gATGTTGCAGTCAAGGTTTACACTGGTAGTCAGTACGATGAGACATTGCTTGACTACAAAAAAGAG ATTGATATTATGAGAAGATTGAGACATCCAAATGTATTGCTGTTCATGGGAGCATCATGCACGGAGGAAAAAATTGCAATTGTCACCGAATACATGACCAG GGGGAGTCTCTTTAAAACATTACATAGGAGCAACCAATCGCTGGACATCAGGCGTCGTCTAAGGATTGCTCTTGACGTG GCTAGAGGGATGAACTATTTGCATCACAGAAATCCACCAATAGTACATAGAGACCTGAAATCTTCAAACCTTCTAGTTGACAAAAGCTGGAACGTCAAG GTTGGCGACTTCGGCTTATCAAAGCTGAAACATTCAACTTTCTTAACAGCAAGATCTGGAAGAGGCACA CCTCAGTGGATGGCCCCTGAAGTCCTCCGGAATGAACTTTCAACAGAAAA GTCGGATGTCTATAGCTTCGGTGTTGTCCTGTGGGAACTAATGACCGAACGGATTCCATGGAGCGACCTGAATGCATTGCAG GTCGTTGGAGTTGTGGGCTTCATGAATAGCAGACTAGATATTCCAAGTAGTATCGATCCTCAAATAGCTTCCATCATATCGGAATGTTGGACAAG CAACTCGGAAGATCGGCCGTCGTTCAAAGACATGATCCCGAAACTGGCAAACTTATTAGTTCAAGCAAGTGGTGGAGGTTTGAATAGAGCAGGTTCCCAGACTTAA
- the LOC121744886 gene encoding probable serine/threonine-protein kinase SIS8 isoform X3, which produces MRMASKVLSRTRGNVPSPSDAYRSARDGEEAEAESQDTRADRPPRAPITKGAFGLPVGRSRNDGSCFEMENTASELSQPSKIAVKILEKFQIGVSSNLERVVDERIQQNGLEDNSGRKEAANGTCSPIYSMQSASSAGNNAVDAMKETSDVAIRKETNMHRNPFFDNESPSGEAFSDAYQGYFEVQRHADQLPGTSFQTDGNKFVANPPNTKSLDAEDVDHEQLDPQKNPGSAESYGSGHGSSSSKGEIDLPLVGSSAIQWEDLQLKEEIGQGSFAVVYRGIWNGSDVAVKVYTGSQYDETLLDYKKEIDIMRRLRHPNVLLFMGASCTEEKIAIVTEYMTRGSLFKTLHRSNQSLDIRRRLRIALDVARGMNYLHHRNPPIVHRDLKSSNLLVDKSWNVKVGDFGLSKLKHSTFLTARSGRGTPQWMAPEVLRNELSTEKSDVYSFGVVLWELMTERIPWSDLNALQVVGVVGFMNSRLDIPSSIDPQIASIISECWTSNSEDRPSFKDMIPKLANLLVQASGGGLNRAGSQT; this is translated from the exons ATGAGGATG GCCTCAAAAGTTTTATCTCGGACACGAGGGAATGTTCCCTCCCCCTCTGATGCATATAGAAGTGCAAGAGATGGCGAGGAAGCTGAAGCAGAAAGtcaagacacaagagcagacaGACCACCAAGAGCCCCT ATTACTAAGGGTGCTTTCGGGTTACCCGTAGGGAGGAGTAGAAATGACGGCTCTTGCTTTGAAATGGAAAACACAGCATCTGAACTTTCTCAGCCTTCAAAAATT GCAGTAAAAATCTTAGAGAAGTTTCAGATAGGAGTGAGCAGCAACTTGGAAAGAGTCGTGGACGAGAGAATACAACAAAATGGTTTGGAAGATAATTCTGGAAGGAAAGAAGCTGCAAATGGGACATGTTCACCAATATATTCGATGCAAAGTGCTTCTAGTGCTGGCAATAATGCAGTGGATGCTATGAAAGAAACTTCTGATGTTGCaataagaaaagaaacaaaTATGCATAGGAATCCATTCTTTGATAATGAGAGTCCCTCGGGAGAAGCGTTTTCAGATGCATATCAGGGGTATTTTGAAGTTCAAAGACATGCCGATCAGTTGCCTGGAACAAGCTTCCAAACTGACGGAAACAAGTTCGTGGCCAACCCTCCAAATACAAAGTCACTAGATGCAGAAGATGTTGATCATGAGCAGTTGGATCCTCAAAAGAATCCAGGTTCGGCCGAGAGTTATGGCAGTGGACATGGAAGCTCGTCGAGCAAAGGTGAAATTGATCTCCCTCTGGTCGGTAGTTCTGCGATTCAATGGGAGGATCTACAGCTCAAAGAGGAAATTGGGCAAG GTTCTTTTGCAGTTGTTTATCGTGGAATCTGGAATGGATCG gATGTTGCAGTCAAGGTTTACACTGGTAGTCAGTACGATGAGACATTGCTTGACTACAAAAAAGAG ATTGATATTATGAGAAGATTGAGACATCCAAATGTATTGCTGTTCATGGGAGCATCATGCACGGAGGAAAAAATTGCAATTGTCACCGAATACATGACCAG GGGGAGTCTCTTTAAAACATTACATAGGAGCAACCAATCGCTGGACATCAGGCGTCGTCTAAGGATTGCTCTTGACGTG GCTAGAGGGATGAACTATTTGCATCACAGAAATCCACCAATAGTACATAGAGACCTGAAATCTTCAAACCTTCTAGTTGACAAAAGCTGGAACGTCAAG GTTGGCGACTTCGGCTTATCAAAGCTGAAACATTCAACTTTCTTAACAGCAAGATCTGGAAGAGGCACA CCTCAGTGGATGGCCCCTGAAGTCCTCCGGAATGAACTTTCAACAGAAAA GTCGGATGTCTATAGCTTCGGTGTTGTCCTGTGGGAACTAATGACCGAACGGATTCCATGGAGCGACCTGAATGCATTGCAG GTCGTTGGAGTTGTGGGCTTCATGAATAGCAGACTAGATATTCCAAGTAGTATCGATCCTCAAATAGCTTCCATCATATCGGAATGTTGGACAAG CAACTCGGAAGATCGGCCGTCGTTCAAAGACATGATCCCGAAACTGGCAAACTTATTAGTTCAAGCAAGTGGTGGAGGTTTGAATAGAGCAGGTTCCCAGACTTAA
- the LOC121744886 gene encoding probable serine/threonine-protein kinase drkD isoform X1, with protein MDGGAKSSDRFLRALLDRFESLEASHEKLKEQFQVVVHEKAAERESPPDSGGSRRYPGWGDMPGAYFAESPYRRVLEYMGHALHVSRVGSDEIIYWNCAAEKLFGYKDYEVIGQGAVELLFDEEHHNLVLTIMERMRIGESWSGQLPLRKRSGQSFIALVTLSPLYEDGEIAGIVTVSSDAAVFNKTNSGNMRTRQDSANEQSKFPRINLKNISWHQRPQIAGMPHLASSVSNLASKVLSRTRGNVPSPSDAYRSARDGEEAEAESQDTRADRPPRAPITKGAFGLPVGRSRNDGSCFEMENTASELSQPSKIAVKILEKFQIGVSSNLERVVDERIQQNGLEDNSGRKEAANGTCSPIYSMQSASSAGNNAVDAMKETSDVAIRKETNMHRNPFFDNESPSGEAFSDAYQGYFEVQRHADQLPGTSFQTDGNKFVANPPNTKSLDAEDVDHEQLDPQKNPGSAESYGSGHGSSSSKGEIDLPLVGSSAIQWEDLQLKEEIGQGSFAVVYRGIWNGSDVAVKVYTGSQYDETLLDYKKEIDIMRRLRHPNVLLFMGASCTEEKIAIVTEYMTRGSLFKTLHRSNQSLDIRRRLRIALDVARGMNYLHHRNPPIVHRDLKSSNLLVDKSWNVKVGDFGLSKLKHSTFLTARSGRGTPQWMAPEVLRNELSTEKSDVYSFGVVLWELMTERIPWSDLNALQVVGVVGFMNSRLDIPSSIDPQIASIISECWTSNSEDRPSFKDMIPKLANLLVQASGGGLNRAGSQT; from the exons ATGGACGGCGGAGCAAAGTCATCGGACAGATTCCTCAGGGCTCTGTTGGATCGATTCGAGAGCCTGGAGGCCAGCCACGAGAAGCTCAAGGAGCAGTTCCAAGTTGTCGTGCACGAGAAGGCAGCAGAGAGGGAGTCGCCGCCGGATTCCGGCGGCTCGAGGCGGTATCCCGGCTGGGGCGACATGCCGGGGGCGTACTTCGCTGAGAGCCCGTACAGGAGAGTGCTGGAGTACATGGGTCATGCACTCCACGTCAGCAGAGTTGGCTCCGACGAGATCATTTATTG GAATTGTGCTGCCGAAAAATTGTTTGGGTATAAAGACTATGAAGTAATAGGACAGGGAGCAGTTGAACTACTTTTTGATGAAGAGCATCATAATTTAGTTCTGACAATCATGGAGAGAATGAGAATTGGAGAATCATGGTCAGGGCAACTCCCTCTCAGGAAGCGATCTGGTCAAAGTTTCATCGCGCTAGTTACACTGAGCCCACTGTATGAGGATGGTGAGATTGCCGGAATAGTTACTGTATCAAGTGATGCTGCTGTGTTTAATAAGACAAACTCAGGAAATATGAGAACACGTCAAGATAGTGCTAATGAACAATCTAAATTTCCTAGAATAAATTTGAAGAACATCTCGTGGCATCAGCGGCCACAAATAGCAGGAATGCCCCACCTTGCATCTTCTGTTTCGAATTTG GCCTCAAAAGTTTTATCTCGGACACGAGGGAATGTTCCCTCCCCCTCTGATGCATATAGAAGTGCAAGAGATGGCGAGGAAGCTGAAGCAGAAAGtcaagacacaagagcagacaGACCACCAAGAGCCCCT ATTACTAAGGGTGCTTTCGGGTTACCCGTAGGGAGGAGTAGAAATGACGGCTCTTGCTTTGAAATGGAAAACACAGCATCTGAACTTTCTCAGCCTTCAAAAATT GCAGTAAAAATCTTAGAGAAGTTTCAGATAGGAGTGAGCAGCAACTTGGAAAGAGTCGTGGACGAGAGAATACAACAAAATGGTTTGGAAGATAATTCTGGAAGGAAAGAAGCTGCAAATGGGACATGTTCACCAATATATTCGATGCAAAGTGCTTCTAGTGCTGGCAATAATGCAGTGGATGCTATGAAAGAAACTTCTGATGTTGCaataagaaaagaaacaaaTATGCATAGGAATCCATTCTTTGATAATGAGAGTCCCTCGGGAGAAGCGTTTTCAGATGCATATCAGGGGTATTTTGAAGTTCAAAGACATGCCGATCAGTTGCCTGGAACAAGCTTCCAAACTGACGGAAACAAGTTCGTGGCCAACCCTCCAAATACAAAGTCACTAGATGCAGAAGATGTTGATCATGAGCAGTTGGATCCTCAAAAGAATCCAGGTTCGGCCGAGAGTTATGGCAGTGGACATGGAAGCTCGTCGAGCAAAGGTGAAATTGATCTCCCTCTGGTCGGTAGTTCTGCGATTCAATGGGAGGATCTACAGCTCAAAGAGGAAATTGGGCAAG GTTCTTTTGCAGTTGTTTATCGTGGAATCTGGAATGGATCG gATGTTGCAGTCAAGGTTTACACTGGTAGTCAGTACGATGAGACATTGCTTGACTACAAAAAAGAG ATTGATATTATGAGAAGATTGAGACATCCAAATGTATTGCTGTTCATGGGAGCATCATGCACGGAGGAAAAAATTGCAATTGTCACCGAATACATGACCAG GGGGAGTCTCTTTAAAACATTACATAGGAGCAACCAATCGCTGGACATCAGGCGTCGTCTAAGGATTGCTCTTGACGTG GCTAGAGGGATGAACTATTTGCATCACAGAAATCCACCAATAGTACATAGAGACCTGAAATCTTCAAACCTTCTAGTTGACAAAAGCTGGAACGTCAAG GTTGGCGACTTCGGCTTATCAAAGCTGAAACATTCAACTTTCTTAACAGCAAGATCTGGAAGAGGCACA CCTCAGTGGATGGCCCCTGAAGTCCTCCGGAATGAACTTTCAACAGAAAA GTCGGATGTCTATAGCTTCGGTGTTGTCCTGTGGGAACTAATGACCGAACGGATTCCATGGAGCGACCTGAATGCATTGCAG GTCGTTGGAGTTGTGGGCTTCATGAATAGCAGACTAGATATTCCAAGTAGTATCGATCCTCAAATAGCTTCCATCATATCGGAATGTTGGACAAG CAACTCGGAAGATCGGCCGTCGTTCAAAGACATGATCCCGAAACTGGCAAACTTATTAGTTCAAGCAAGTGGTGGAGGTTTGAATAGAGCAGGTTCCCAGACTTAA